From Desmodus rotundus isolate HL8 chromosome 10, HLdesRot8A.1, whole genome shotgun sequence, one genomic window encodes:
- the GLRX2 gene encoding glutaredoxin 2 — protein MGNSISSSLGKPAATPVSQIQETISDNCVVIFSKTSCSYCTMAKKLFQDMNVNYKVVELDMLEYGSQFQDALYKMTGERTVPRIFVNGTFIGGATDTHRLHQEGKLLPLVHQCYFKKK, from the exons ATGGGGAACAGCATATCATCATCCTTGGGGAAGCCAGCAGCTACTCCCGTGAGTCAGATCCAA GAAACAATATCTGACAATTGTGTGGTGATTTTCTCAAAAACATCTTGTTCTTACTGTACAATGGCAAAAAAGCTTTTCCAAGACATGAATGTTAACTACAAAGTGGTGGAATTGGACATGCTTGAATATGGAAGCCAGTTTCAAGACGCGCTTTATAAAATGACTGGAGAAAGAACT GTACCAAGAATATTTGTCAATGGAACTTTTATCGGAGGTGCCACTGACACCCATAGGCTTCACCAAGAAGGGAAATTGCTTCCACTGGTTCATcagtgctattttaaaaaaaagtaa